A window from Macaca thibetana thibetana isolate TM-01 chromosome 7, ASM2454274v1, whole genome shotgun sequence encodes these proteins:
- the TCL1A gene encoding T-cell leukemia/lymphoma protein 1A isoform X1: MTECGTVSQHLSPFAPGPESGQPTVGMLCFCSPSFTMPVSSPPPRWGLGGNGHTEDELSPGPAGPARSPLCSPQHYHSCQGGLHLAELLPGAHLYLCLSFSQLADAFQPLSTPAVPHSTTVSCCTPTQLRELVRTQPIHLSRASETLDQWSHMVLCLQTLPEHGFRCSSRKGLKGALVCAQDSEAFASVVHSPGRSRRPGRRALWTNPQNPWLAHVEKG, encoded by the exons ATGACTGAGTGTGGCACG GTCTCGCAGCACCTGTCTCCTTTCGCCCCAGGGCCTGAGTCTGGCCAGCCTACAGTGGGGATGTTATGTTTCTGTTCACCTTCGTTTACTATGCCTGTGTCTTCTCCTCCACCACGCTGGGGTCTGGGAGGGAACGGACACACAGAGGATGAGCTCTCCCCAGGGCCTGCTGGACCTGCCCGTAGCCCACTCTGCTCCCCTCAGCACTACCACTCCTGCCAGGGAGGACTCCATTTGGCAGAGCTTCTTCCAGGTGCCCACCTTTACCTGTGCCTCAGCTTTTCTCAGCTGGCTGATGCTTTTCAGCCTCTTTCTACCCCTGCTGTCCCTCACAGCACTACTGTTTCATGTTGCACACCCACTCAGCTCCGTGAACTTGTGAGAACACAGCCGATTCACCTGAGCAGGGCCTCTGAGACCCTGGACCAGTGGTCTCACATGGTGCTGTGCCTGCAAACCCTGCCTGAACACGGGTTCAGGTGCAGCTCAAGAAAAGGCCTGAAAGGAGCCCTTGTCTGCGCTCAGGACTCAGAAGCCTTTGCATCAGTGGTCCACAGCCCGGGACGCAGCAGGAGGCCAGGCCGGCGAGCCCTGTGGACAAACCCTCAGAACCCTTGGCTTGCCCATGTGGAAAAGGGATAG
- the TCL1A gene encoding T-cell leukemia/lymphoma protein 1A isoform X3, translating into MAECPLRGEEVTDHPDRLWAWDKFVYLDEKQRAWLPLTIEIEDRLRVLFRQEDIILGNPMTPTQIGPSLLPILWQLYPDGRYRSSDSSFWRLVYHIKIDGVEDMLLELLPDD; encoded by the exons ATGGCCGAGTGCCCGTTACGTGGGGAGGAAGTCACCGACCACCCGGACCGCCTGTGGGCCTGGGACAAGTTCGTATATTTGGACGAGAAGCAGCGCGCCTGGCTGCCCTTAACCATTGAG ATAGAGGATAGGTTACGGGTGCTCTTTCGTCAGGAAGACATCATCCTGGGGAATCCTATGACCCCCACCCAGATAGGCCCAAGCTTGCTGCCTATCTTGTGGCAGCTCTACCCTGATGGACGATACCGATCCTCAGACTCCAGTTTCTGGCGCTTAGTGTACCACATCAAG ATTGACGGCGTGGAGGACATGCTTCTCGAGCTGCTGCCAGATGACTGA
- the TCL1A gene encoding T-cell leukemia/lymphoma protein 1A isoform X2 has translation MAECPLRGEEVTDHPDRLWAWDKFVYLDEKQRAWLPLTIEIEDRLRVLFRQEDIILGNPMTPTQIGPSLLPILWQLYPDGRYRSSDSSFWRLVYHIKASVLLPGIHRVILGFPSSVSGLSGLSSLHPSPKSIKNWGEWTTEDF, from the exons ATGGCCGAGTGCCCGTTACGTGGGGAGGAAGTCACCGACCACCCGGACCGCCTGTGGGCCTGGGACAAGTTCGTATATTTGGACGAGAAGCAGCGCGCCTGGCTGCCCTTAACCATTGAG ATAGAGGATAGGTTACGGGTGCTCTTTCGTCAGGAAGACATCATCCTGGGGAATCCTATGACCCCCACCCAGATAGGCCCAAGCTTGCTGCCTATCTTGTGGCAGCTCTACCCTGATGGACGATACCGATCCTCAGACTCCAGTTTCTGGCGCTTAGTGTACCACATCAAGGCGAGTGTGCTTCTCCCAGGGATCCATCGGGTGATCTTGGGTTTCCCCTCCTCCGTGTCTGGCCTTAGTGGTTTATCTTCCCTCCATCCCAGTCCCAAAAGCATCAAAAATTGGGGGGAATGGACAACTGAGGATTTCTAA